The genomic region attagagtaagccttAATAGCTCAGTTAGTAAGATGTTGgactacaattttggcgacgctGGTTCGAACCCGATtaccgacacaatttttttttttacattttggtacttttttttacaattatgatatcaaagcgtaacacattctattagataattgtcctgagattcgttacagaaaaaactgtttttggtgccaatctgacacagtccctttaactgTTACTTTTATATTTGGAAGCGAAGTGTAGGCCCCGCCCTTCAGTACCAATATTTGGCAGTACCGTGCAATGCAAAGCAAAGTGTGTTtaccaatttaataaaattttcttttaatttcagtcaaaaaataaaaatctagaGAAGCTCAACGAAGAGCTGGGTGAACTCCGGCGGATCATCGCAAATCACATGTAAACTGGTGCAAtcacatgttatttattttaaataaagtttaaaatgcGTTGCAACTGCTTTGGTTCTTACTTTTGACATTGTCTTAGACACAAAAAAATCGGGCATAACAGCGCCAAGTAATTACAACTTGTCTACACTTATCTTACACGGTCAGATGCATGAGAGACGTCACCAACTTCCATCTATCAATGTTGACCTTGTAAACAGGCTTCTACAACGGCCTATGGTGCATGAGCTTTGTAGGAAACAACAAACGGACTTCGAGAAGACTGGTCATATAAAAGTAGACTTTATTGCATAAATGTTTAAATCCTCAATATACACTTGTAGACGACAGAATGGCAACTGAATGACAGACcagttatattttgtaaagctGATGATGCAATGCccaattactttaaaaaaaatatagaaacataaaatgtcaattatCCCCTCAAGTACAATCTACCTAAACTCACACTACATATTACTGCCACTTTAACCAACTACTAACTGAAATATAAAGAGTGAAGAAAGTTTACAAAAAGTTCAATAAACCCAGATATACAACAAGAAGTATCAAACAGTAATATACCAATTAGTAACACTCCTGGGCCAGTATCATACAGTAATATACCAATAAGTAACACTCCTGGGCCAGTATCATACAGTAATATACCAATAAGTAACACTCCTGGGCCAGTATCATACAGTAATATACCAATAAGTAACACTCCTGGGCCAGTATCATACAGTAATATACCAATAAGTAACACTCCTGGGCCAGTATCATACAGTAATATACCAATTAGTAACACTCCTGGGCCAGTATCAAACAGTAATATACCAATTAGTTACACTCCTGGGCCAGTATCATACAGTAATATACCAATTAGTAACACTCCTGGGCCAGTATCATACAGTAATATACCAATTAGTAACACTCCTGGGCCAGTATCAAACAGTAATATACCAATTAGTAACACTCCTGGGCCAGTATCAAACAGTAATATACCAATTAGTAACACTCCTGGGCCAGTATCAAACAGTAATATACCAATGAGTAACACTCCTGGGCCAGTATCAAACAGTAATATACCAATTAGTAACACTCCTGGGCCAGTATCAAACAGTAATATACCAATGAGTAACACTCCTGGGCCAGTATCAAACAGTAATATACCAATGAGTAACACTCCTGGGCCAGTATCAAACAGTAATATACCAATGAGTAACACTCCTGGGCCAGTATCAAACAGTAATATACCAATGAGTAACACTCCTGGGCCAGTATCAAACAGTAATATACCAATTAGTAACACTCCTGGGCCAGTATCATACAGTAATATACCAATAAGTAACACTCCTgggtggtattcataaaacatcttaagtcatttcttaactttagTCAATTTCCTAAATTTTACATAGTCAAATTAGaagaaaagtatttttaaagtgtttttaacatgaaaGTATGTATTTGAATCAGAtcaatgataatgaaatatttcagatataacgaagcaattatataatatgataagaGTGATACTTAtcttaagaaaatgacttaagttatgAAACGACTTACTGATGAATACCGCCCCAGGATCATAAATAAGATAACACCAAAACATCCAAGATGCAATCAAACTCCCAACAGTAGTAacatacaaaagaaaacaaaacacccAAGACAGTTCATCAGAAGAGTCttgttacaacaacaaaacgtTGATAACATATCTACATCACAAATGAATCTCCTACAGTCAGCACAGATCTTTCTTAGTAATAAGCAAAAGAAGATTGATTCAAAATTGTATGACACACATTAACAATGTTGAAAGGAGGTATTAATAACCAATACAATAAATGTGTAGCCACTAGCCACTGTCAAAAagtactttaaatatttatacaaaatccatataaattgtgcattttttttcaatttgaacattGAGTTTTACCACTACatgtttttctaaaaatataattcaatttcatAACCAGGCACAGAAGTAGCCGACATAGATTCACACAGAAGTAGCCGACATAGATTCACAAGTAGCCAACATAGATTCGACATAGATTCACAGTAGAAGTAATCGATTAAAGTTTTAGTTGTTAAGCAAATACATCCATATATTTGATTATGCATCAATGTACCCAACATactatttacaaatattaaaatagcaACACTGAAAATTGTACATCATAATTAATGATTATGGAACTACGTgagaaacaatacaaatatcacAATTTCTGATCCCAGAATAATGTAGATAGATATGACAGAGTATAATGATTCAGAATGATTGTAGTGTATGACATCTAATATCAACTCCTAGATACATGGTATGCTTAAGTGTGGGGTCCTAGAGCCTGTTATGGTATGGTAGAGTGTGGGCTCCGAGATCTAGAGTGTGGGGTTCTAGATACATGGTTTGCAAGAGTGTGGGGTCATCATAATTCATCTTTCCCCTCCTCATCACGCATCTTGGCCAATATCTCATCTCCTGAAAGAGTAAGTTTGCTAAACTGCCCAGAGAGTGAATCCAAtgtttaataaaagtaaaatcaaatgtttatttagtgcAGTATATAGCAATGATGCAAACTAGACGATTATACGCAACTCTATAGGTACTTTAATAAAACCATTTAgatattcaaatgtttacagctgatatatttttttgtaaacactCCATAATAAAAATCACTTCTATTTctgcaaatatatttctatgaAGTAAACGACAAGTATTATAGTTCCATAAATTAATCTTCAAGTATCCTAGGTCCATGAATTTAtctgtttgtattataaatgaatgaattaatctgcaagtattatacatgtagttccaTAAATTAATCTGCAAGTATTATAGTTCCATAAATTAATCTGCAAGTATTATAGTTCCATAAATTAATCTGCAAGTATTATAGTTCCACAAATTAATCTGCAAGAATTATACATTGATGaagaaaagtatttaaaaatgttaaaaattacagttaatatttaaatagcTATCAACCTGAAATTGTTGAAGGCATACCTGACTTTTTCGCCTCCTGCAAGTATTCATCCAGTAGTTCATCGTCTTCTTTCTCCTCCCCATCCCTCTCAGGCATTTTCTGCCCGTCCCCGTGGGTGGACTCAACATCCGCCATGATATCATCCATCCCTGAGAACTCTGACCTTGGCATCGGTACTGCTAAAGCCTCCAAAGTACACTCCCCTGATATACAAACATCCTTTGGTAATCAACAAAGCAATTATAATAATAGCAATGATACAGCCAAGGTACAAGAActtaaaaacttgttttcaaagTTATGATTTAAGACTTCAAAATTCCATCCCTTCGAGTACTAACCTGCTAATTCTACGCACACTGATTTCTCATAATCTGGAATGTTCGCTTTGCCAAACAGAGCTATCATGTCATCTTCAAGCTCCTCCAGCAGGGCATCACACTAAAAATACAACTCATACAATCATATTTAATCCTTCGCAAGGCACCACACAGAAAAAGAATTATCAAACAATCACATTCCTCCAGTCACACTGAAAAAACAGCACACTCATACAATCACATTTCTCCAGCAGAGCCTCACAGTGAAAAACAGCACACTTATACATTAAATGACGagtcaaattcattttttgtaaaaaaatatttgaaactgtaCAATTGAGATATTTGAAACTTTGTGCAGTTCAGTTAAGATATCACTTTGAATTcttttccttaaaataaatgttcaatttgttCAAGATTTTATCCATGCGGAGAGaaaacagattttaattatttaacatttaaacatcatttaacactattaacatttaaacatacagtACCATACATGTTCATCATCCAATGTCATCctgtaaacaatataaataaatggaaagactgcaatataaatttgatttgtTACCTTTCCGCGCAGGGATGCTTGAACTTCTGGGTTGATTTTGATGTCTTTCAAAGCAAGTGTTTTACCCTCTCTAGCTTTTGTTCGACAAACACTTCTTTCATCGATATCATTAGTAGTTTCTGCGTAGTCCTTAAACCTCTCACACAGACTTTCAAATATCTCCAGAAGATGTGCCTCCGAGCGAGCATAGGGTTTCTAAATCAAAATAACTACAATCAATCTTTAcctatgaaacaaaatatttctgaatatctttattgtataaaatttgaTCTTAAGTTCTCTAAATTTAAGTTGTCAAAATCAGCACAAACCCACAAGGTATGCATTGAGAAAATGGTTTCCTGGACTTTACAAAGCAGGGCTTATTGACCAATTtaaatttaagcaaaatgaGGTCGAAGCTTGATCACTGAAATGTAGATCGAGATTTAGCTTTAGTAGTAAGGATCGGCGATATTACCGATTAACCGCCTGACAGATAGACTGTGATATGGAGTAGAAGTACATATAAATGAATATGTAGGGGCAATCATATTGACATATTATTTCGTGCTACATGAAATTTGTTTTGCCCATTTTGAATCCAATATAATATTTCTTgatattaaatgacatttttgttaTACCGGTAATTAACAAAATGATCATATTGTATACAGTAAAAGATACAATACACTGCAACATAACAAATAGTTTGAACATgcattatctatttttagttttaaaaataatattctttataattaaaaatagataatgcaagttacaatatacatgtgtaaCAATATGGTGATTTTCTGGTGAAATAACAAAATTGCCAGTAATACACCAGGGATTTAGCTAAAGAGTTGTCagtggaagggtgctgcaccctgccCTTTATTGGTAGCACCCTCTTGCCCTCGTGTAGACCAACATAATAACCTCCAGCcctcataaaacaaaatgattaagACTTTCAAATACttctttgttttgattgaaactcaAAACACcattataaacaatacatatttggaACTTGAACCCTACcgtaatattatgttttatatattatatatattatacgcGCTGATACTGTTTCTCTGCCAAAAGGGTgataaagttaaaaaacaaatgcattgaCAGCTACCAGAGTATGAGCATAATGGAATTTTGAATGCAAAACTtgataaaatgttcaatgtcaAAAAAGCTCATTAATCCTGTTACTAAGTTGACTTCTGTTAAGTCGGATGACCCTGATGgagctttaaaataaattccaCAAGTGGTTGCTGAGaagaaacacaaacatatttcaaagtaAAGCACATAatagaatgtttaaaaaatttatCATCCTAATTTCTACAAAGCACCTTGTAAGTATCTTGATTTCCTCTGGAGTCTACTCTGAAGCTGCCGACCTGGATGGTTTGTTTTGGATCCACCTTGCTGATAGTGTACGATACTTCATCTACCATTGCTCTGCAAACTGAAAGTCAACACATTATTCAGttctttaaatatgtacatttcactaaaaaatgaacaatttgttaATTGTGAGGCAGAAAACATTTTGAAGAACCTTAACAAAGcaaaaattatctttaatgttcAGAACCTGTCATGCACTTGTATAAACAAAACGCCAGTCAGTGATTTTAATTGGATGTATGATTTGGATAATTTCCAAAtctcaaaacattgtttattgaaGTGAATGTAAATTAATTGTGCGTGCAAAATGTTTGGCTCGTGGGTTTGATGCTGGGCttgttgatttaaaaacaacaagcCCAGTTGGCTAGTGGTCCAGAAAAGTTAAGTTATATCCCTATTATTCCAGTTAAATTTTCTTTACCTGCACATGACATTTGCTTGTCTAA from Mya arenaria isolate MELC-2E11 chromosome 3, ASM2691426v1 harbors:
- the LOC128227951 gene encoding protein canopy homolog 2-like — its product is MDVQVISLFLKVLLLVGSVLGLDKQMSCAVCRAMVDEVSYTISKVDPKQTIQVGSFRVDSRGNQDTYKKPYARSEAHLLEIFESLCERFKDYAETTNDIDERSVCRTKAREGKTLALKDIKINPEVQASLRGKCDALLEELEDDMIALFGKANIPDYEKSVCVELAGECTLEALAVPMPRSEFSGMDDIMADVESTHGDGQKMPERDGEEKEDDELLDEYLQEAKKSGDEILAKMRDEEGKDEL